The following are encoded together in the Oncorhynchus clarkii lewisi isolate Uvic-CL-2024 chromosome 25, UVic_Ocla_1.0, whole genome shotgun sequence genome:
- the LOC139383350 gene encoding sec1 family domain-containing protein 1-like isoform X2, which yields MAASVREKQAAALKRMLNFNAPPLKNTAAEPVWKVLIYDRCGQDIISPLLAVKELRDMGITLHLLLHSDRDPIPDVPAIYFVMPTEENIDRICQDLRSQLYESYYFNFISAISRSKLEDIASAALSANAITQVTKVFDQYLNFITLEDDMFILGNQNKEFISYHAINKPDIMDTEMEAIMDTIVDSLFCFFVTLGTVPIIRCPRGNAAEMVAVKLDKKLRENLRDARNSLFTGDNMGASQFSFQRPLFVLADRNLDLATPLHHTWTYQALIHDVLDFHLNRVSMDESVGSESSPAGARPKKKNKKSYDLTSADMFWQKHKGSPFPEVAESVQEELDTYRAQEDEVKRLKSIMGLEGEDEGPISSISMSDNTAKLTSAVSSLPELLEKKRLIDLHTNVATAVLDHIKSRKLDVYFEYEEKLMSKSTLEESLLDIISDPDAGTPEDKMRLFLIFYITALQPTSETDLDQYKKALLDTGCDLSPVNYIKQWKAFTKIAATPSNYGNSGVKPMGLFSRVMNSGSQFVMEGVKHLVLKQHNLPVTRILDNLMEMKSNPDPSCLYRSCGY from the exons ATGGCCGCCTCCGTCCGTGAAAAGCAGGCAG CTGCCTTGAAGCGCATGCTGAATTTCAATGCTCCTCCTTTGAAAAACACTGCTGCTGAGCCAGTATGGAAGGTGCTGATCTACGACAGGTGTGGCCAGGACATCATCTCCCCTCTACTGGCAGTCAAGGAGCTACGGGACATGGGGATCACGTTGCACTT GTTGCTTCATTCAGACAGAGATCCCATCCCCGATGTGccagccatctattttgtgatgccGACAGAGGAGAACATTGACCGGATATGCCAA gaCCTTCGTAGCCAGCTGTATGAGTCTTACTATTTTAACTTCATCTCAGCCATATCTAGAAGTAAACTAGAGGATATTGCCAGTGCAGCTCTCTCAGCCAACGCTATCACACAGGTTACCAAG GTGTTCGATCAGTATTTGAACTTCATCACACTTGAAGATGATATGTTCATCCTCGGCAATCAAAATAAAGAGTTCATCTCCTACCATG CAATTAACAAGCCAGACATCATGGACACAGAGATGGAGGCCATCATGGATACGATAGTAGACAGTCTCTTCTGCTTTTTTGTCACTCTGG GTACTGTCCCCATAATCCGCTGTCCAAGAGGGAATGCTGCGGAGATGGTCGCGGTG AAACTTGACAAGAAGCTTCGGGAGAACCTGCGAGACGCCAGAAACAGCCTGTTCACTGGGGACAACATGGGGGCCAGCCAGTTCAG cttCCAGAGACCCTTATTTGTACTTGCTGACCGCAACCTGGATCTTGCCACCCCCCTCCACCACACATGGACCTACCAGGCCCTCATCCACGACGTGCTG GACTTCCACCTGAACAGGGTTAGTATGGATGAGTCTGTGGGGTCAGAATCCTCTCCTGCCGGAGCCAGACccaagaagaagaacaagaagagtTATGACCTCACATCAGCCGACATGTTCTGGCAGAAACACAAGGGCAG CCCGTTCCCAGAGGTGGCTGAGTCTGTACAGGAGGAGTTAGACACATACCGAGCCCAAGAGGATGAGGTGAAACGCCTCAAGAGCATCATG GGTTTGGAGGGTGAGGATGAGGGACccattagtagtattagtatgtCAGACAACACCGCAAAACTTACCTCAGCTGTCAG CTCTCTGCCAGAACTTCTGGAGAAGAAGAGGCTGATTGACCTCCACACTAATGTAGCCACTGCCGTTCTGGATCACATTAAG AGCCGTAAACTAGATGTGTACTTTGAGTACGAGGAGAAGCTGATGAGCAAATCCACCCTGGAGGAGTCTTTACTGGACATAATCAGTGACCCTGACG CGGGAACACCGGAGGACAAGATGAGACTCTTTCTGATTTTCTACATCACAGCCCTGCAGCCCACTTCAGAG ACTGATCTGGACCAATACAAGAAGGCTCTGCTAGACACAGGCTGTGACCTGTCCCCTGTCAACTACATCAAGCAGTGGAA GGCTTTCACTAAGATTGCTGCCACACCATCTAACTATGGGAACAGCGGTGTAAAACCTAtggg CCTCTTCTCTAGGGTGATGAACTCTGGCTCCCAGTTTGTCATGGAGGGGGTGAAGCACCTGGTGCTCAAACAGCAT AACCTGCCCGTCACACGTATCCTGGACAACCTGATGGAGATGAAGTCCAACCCG GATCCATCCTGCTTGTACAGGAGCTGTGGTTACTAA
- the LOC139383350 gene encoding sec1 family domain-containing protein 1-like isoform X1, which yields MAASVREKQAAALKRMLNFNAPPLKNTAAEPVWKVLIYDRCGQDIISPLLAVKELRDMGITLHLLLHSDRDPIPDVPAIYFVMPTEENIDRICQDLRSQLYESYYFNFISAISRSKLEDIASAALSANAITQVTKVFDQYLNFITLEDDMFILGNQNKEFISYHAINKPDIMDTEMEAIMDTIVDSLFCFFVTLGTVPIIRCPRGNAAEMVAVKLDKKLRENLRDARNSLFTGDNMGASQFSFQRPLFVLADRNLDLATPLHHTWTYQALIHDVLDFHLNRVSMDESVGSESSPAGARPKKKNKKSYDLTSADMFWQKHKGSPFPEVAESVQEELDTYRAQEDEVKRLKSIMGLEGEDEGPISSISMSDNTAKLTSAVSSLPELLEKKRLIDLHTNVATAVLDHIKSRKLDVYFEYEEKLMSKSTLEESLLDIISDPDAGTPEDKMRLFLIFYITALQPTSETDLDQYKKALLDTGCDLSPVNYIKQWKAFTKIAATPSNYGNSGVKPMGLFSRVMNSGSQFVMEGVKHLVLKQHNLPVTRILDNLMEMKSNPETDDYRYFDPKMLRGSESSIPRNKNPFQEAIVFMVGGGNYVEYQNLVDYTKAKPGKRVLYGCSELFNAGQFIKQLSSLGQK from the exons ATGGCCGCCTCCGTCCGTGAAAAGCAGGCAG CTGCCTTGAAGCGCATGCTGAATTTCAATGCTCCTCCTTTGAAAAACACTGCTGCTGAGCCAGTATGGAAGGTGCTGATCTACGACAGGTGTGGCCAGGACATCATCTCCCCTCTACTGGCAGTCAAGGAGCTACGGGACATGGGGATCACGTTGCACTT GTTGCTTCATTCAGACAGAGATCCCATCCCCGATGTGccagccatctattttgtgatgccGACAGAGGAGAACATTGACCGGATATGCCAA gaCCTTCGTAGCCAGCTGTATGAGTCTTACTATTTTAACTTCATCTCAGCCATATCTAGAAGTAAACTAGAGGATATTGCCAGTGCAGCTCTCTCAGCCAACGCTATCACACAGGTTACCAAG GTGTTCGATCAGTATTTGAACTTCATCACACTTGAAGATGATATGTTCATCCTCGGCAATCAAAATAAAGAGTTCATCTCCTACCATG CAATTAACAAGCCAGACATCATGGACACAGAGATGGAGGCCATCATGGATACGATAGTAGACAGTCTCTTCTGCTTTTTTGTCACTCTGG GTACTGTCCCCATAATCCGCTGTCCAAGAGGGAATGCTGCGGAGATGGTCGCGGTG AAACTTGACAAGAAGCTTCGGGAGAACCTGCGAGACGCCAGAAACAGCCTGTTCACTGGGGACAACATGGGGGCCAGCCAGTTCAG cttCCAGAGACCCTTATTTGTACTTGCTGACCGCAACCTGGATCTTGCCACCCCCCTCCACCACACATGGACCTACCAGGCCCTCATCCACGACGTGCTG GACTTCCACCTGAACAGGGTTAGTATGGATGAGTCTGTGGGGTCAGAATCCTCTCCTGCCGGAGCCAGACccaagaagaagaacaagaagagtTATGACCTCACATCAGCCGACATGTTCTGGCAGAAACACAAGGGCAG CCCGTTCCCAGAGGTGGCTGAGTCTGTACAGGAGGAGTTAGACACATACCGAGCCCAAGAGGATGAGGTGAAACGCCTCAAGAGCATCATG GGTTTGGAGGGTGAGGATGAGGGACccattagtagtattagtatgtCAGACAACACCGCAAAACTTACCTCAGCTGTCAG CTCTCTGCCAGAACTTCTGGAGAAGAAGAGGCTGATTGACCTCCACACTAATGTAGCCACTGCCGTTCTGGATCACATTAAG AGCCGTAAACTAGATGTGTACTTTGAGTACGAGGAGAAGCTGATGAGCAAATCCACCCTGGAGGAGTCTTTACTGGACATAATCAGTGACCCTGACG CGGGAACACCGGAGGACAAGATGAGACTCTTTCTGATTTTCTACATCACAGCCCTGCAGCCCACTTCAGAG ACTGATCTGGACCAATACAAGAAGGCTCTGCTAGACACAGGCTGTGACCTGTCCCCTGTCAACTACATCAAGCAGTGGAA GGCTTTCACTAAGATTGCTGCCACACCATCTAACTATGGGAACAGCGGTGTAAAACCTAtggg CCTCTTCTCTAGGGTGATGAACTCTGGCTCCCAGTTTGTCATGGAGGGGGTGAAGCACCTGGTGCTCAAACAGCAT AACCTGCCCGTCACACGTATCCTGGACAACCTGATGGAGATGAAGTCCAACCCG GAGACAGATGACTACAGATACTTTGATCCCAAGATGCTGCGTGGCAGTGAGAG CTCCATCCCAAGGAACAAGAACCCGTTTCAAGAG GCTATCGTCTTCATGGTGGGAGGAGGGAACTACGTAGAATATCAAAACCTGGTGGACTACACAAAG GCAAAGCCAGGGAAGAGGGTGCTGTACGGATGCAGTGAGCTCTTCAATGCAGGACAGTTCATCAAGCAG CTGTCCTCACTCGGCCAAAAgtaa